The segment AAGGGAATAGAAGTAGTAATTGATAATAAAAATATACTTGTAGGAAATAAAAGGCTAATGAATGAAAGGAAAATTTTAATAGATAAATTAGAAAAAAAAGCTGAATCATTTGCATCAGAAGGTAAAACACCTATGTATATTTCTGTAGATGGAAATATAAGTGGAATAATTGCAGTTGCAGATGTTATGAAGAAGAATAGCAAAAAGGCCATAGAGAAATTACATGAGATGGGTATAAGAACAATAATGATTACAGGTGATAATGAAAAAACTGCAATAGCTATTGCAAAACAAGCCGGTATAGATAAAGTTTTAGCTGAAGTTATGCCACAAGATAAGGCTGACAACGTAAAAAGAATACAAGAAAAAGGGGAGATTGTTGCGATGGTTGGTGATGGAATAAACGATGCACCAGCACTTGTTCAGTCTAATGTAGGAATAGCAATTGGTTCTGGAACAGATATAGCAATGGAATCAGCAGACATAATTTTAATAAAAAACGATATTTTAGATGTTGTAACGGCTGTACAATTAAGCAAAGCTACTATTAAAAACATAAAAGAAAATCTATTTTGGGCGTTTGGATACAATACTCTGGGTATACCAGTTGCCGCTGGAATACTTACTTTATTTGGAGGACCTAAATTAAATCCAATGATAGCAGCTGCTGCTATGAGTTTAAGTTCTGTTTCAGTACTAACTAATGCTTTAAGGCTTAAAAAATTTAAAAGAGATATATAAAATAATTTATATAAATACAGGAGGATGAACTATGAAAAGAAAGCTAAATATTGAGGGAATGTCTTGTAACCATTGTGTTAATCATGTGAAAAATGCTCTTATGGAAATTGAGGGAATTAACGATGTTAATGTAAGTTTAGAAGAGAAATTTGCTATTGTTGAAGGGAAAAATTTAGATGATAGTAAAATGAAAACAGAAGTTGAGGATTGGGGTTATAAAGTAATTTCAATAGAAGAAGTTTAAAAAAATAGAGTCAGTAAAAAACTGGCTCTATTTTTTTATTTTTTATTTTTAGTAAACTTTCTTTTCTTATTTTTTTTCTTTTTTACTGAAAAACCAAAACTACCTAAAGCTTTTTTTGAAACTCCAAAATATTCTCCATGAGAGTAGCAGATTAAATCAGCTTTTTCATAATGAATTTTACCTTTTTCATCAATCAAATCTTCTTCTACATGAACAGATAGTATTTCAGCTAAAAATAAATCATGTGATCCTAATGGTAGAATATTTTTAACTTTACATTCTAAGGTTATAGGACATTCATCTATATAGGGAACAGATATATTATCACTTTCTCTTAATGTAAAATTAAGTTCTTTTATTTTATCTAAAGTATTTCCGGATCTAACACCACAAAAGTCTACAGCTTTAACTAAATTTCTTGAAGGAAGATTGACAACAAATTCGTTATTTTCTTTTATATATTCATAAGATAGTCGTTCTGGTCTTATAGCTACACTTATAATTGGAGGTTTAGTACAAGCCACTCCAATCCACATAGAACAACAGTATTTTATATTATAATATCAATACATTCTGCGTCACTATCCCACTTTATTTCTTGAACTGAAAAACTTAAAAGTTCTCTTTTTAAGTCTATATTATTAGTGTTTAATGTGGTACTAAATTGTTTAAGTCTTTCGTATTTTTCTTCTGGAGATACAAATGAGTTGTTTATATGTTCTTGTTGGATAAATAGTAGTTCTTTTTTTAGATCTTCATTTAACTTTGTTAATTCTTCTATTTTAGATAGAAGAGGAACACTTGCAGTATTACTTAAAACCGCAATTTTATCCACTAAATTATTTATTTTAACCGTATTTGTTTCGATTTTTTTTTCTATGCATAAAATCTTTTTATTAAAATTTTCTGTATCAGTAGGACTACCTACAACTTTTTTAAATTCCTCAATGTTTAACTCAATATATGAATTTAAAGCATTTTCTATTTCTTTATCCAATATAGTTTGCTTAACTTGCTTGCAGTTACAATATTCTTTCCCATAGGATTTTCTACCAGTGCATAAATAAACATATGTTATACTACCATCTTTATTTTTATGATTATAACTTATAGTCATAGGGGAGCCACATTTAGTACACTTTAGTATACCAGTTAAATAGCTTACTCTTGAATTTTTAGGACGAGGGGATATTTTAGTTTTTTCTTGGATGCTCTGTACTTTTAGCCAAATATTAGAGTCTATTACTCCTTCATGTCTACTTATAGAATAAAACATACCTTTATCGTTCCAACGGTGCTTGCCATTAGTATATGGTCTCCTATTATAGGTTATTATTCCAGTATGTCCATTAGGTTCCCCAAATACTTCTCCAAAATTATTAAGATATTTAACAACATCTTTATCAGCTTTCACATATACTGGAGAAGTTAAGATGTTTTTTATAGTGCTTAAAGACCATTTTATATTTTTTGTATTGTATATCTGTTTTTGGACTTTATGCATGCTATTTGTAGATATGTACATTTGAAATATTTCTTTAATTAGTTGTTTTTTGCTTTCGTCAAGCTTTAGATAAGTTGCCTTTTTGCCACCTTCTTCTATTCTTTCGGATATGAATCCAAAAGGTACATTACCACCAGTCCAGCGTCCCGCTTTGGCTAATCCCTTCATATTGTCTTTTACTCTTTGTCTAATATTTTCTCTTTCCATTTCAGCAAAACTTGCTAATATCATCATTATTAATTTACCGAGTGGTGTAGAAGGATCAAACCCCTCTGTTACACTTATTAATTTTATTCCTAGTTTATTTAATTCATCATATACATTTACAAAATCAACTATGTTTCTAGCTATTCTGTCTATTTTATAGCAAGCTACTACATCAAACATTTTTATTTTAGACATCATAAGTTTAAATGCTGGTCTATTGGTATTTCCTCCAGAGAAACCTTCATCCTCAAAAATTTCAAATTCAATGTTGTTATCACGTCTTAAAAAATATTCTTTACAAATTTCAATTTGATTTTTTATACTTTCTCCTTTATCTGTTTCAACAGACTTACGGCTATATATTGCTATCTTCAATCTATCACCTACTTATTCATTTAATAACAAAACTTTTAGGTCAATTTGTATTGCATCTTTTATAAGTTCCCAAGCTTCATCTGGAATGCTGGAATTAGTTATAATTTTTTTATTTATTAAAGTAGTTACTACACTATCAAGAGATGAATACTTTTCTCTTTTATTAAAATATTCGGTTAAACAATTCTCATCAAACCAATATTCTGAATTTGTGTTAAAGAAATCAGCTAATTTTTTAGCTGTTTTTTTGCTAGCTACACGTCTTCCACTTTCAATGTCACCTATTATACTTGTTGATACTCCAATTTTTTCAGCCAGTTGCTGCTGTGTTAAATTAGCTTCTTTTCTCAATTCTTTAAGTCTTTTAGATATTATAGTCAAAACAATCACCACCCTTGACTATATTCTACGATATATTTTATCGCATTTCAAGATAATAAAATATATAAAATACAACATATATCGCATAATGCGATAAAATAAGTAATATATAGGAAATAGAAGGTAATTTATTTATTTGGTAAATTTTAATACAATTTAAGACTTTAATAATATCGCATTTTGCGATATTATTTAGGCATGGGAGGTGACAAGCATGAGCAAGCTCAGAGAAGCAAGAGAGAGTAGAGGTTTAAAAAGAGGATTTGTGGCGCAAAAGTTATCTATAACTCCAGATCATTTAAGTTTATTAGAAAGAGGTAAAGCGGCACTAAATTTAAAAAAAATAGAGCTTCTTGCTACTCTTTACAATATGTCCTTTGAGGAAACAGCAAGAGTAGCATTAGATACTATAAAGGAGAGTGGTTTTATTGGATAAGAAAAACGAAATATTAGAGTTAGAAGAGATTTTGAAAAGAAAATTAGAGCAATTAGGGGAAAAGTATGAAGAAACAGAAAATTAAAGTAAGAATAATAAATAAAAGTGGAAGGAATTTAAATAAAGAGCTAACCCAATATATTGCCAAGCTATATATTGAAGGTAGAATAAAGCTTTAATAGTTATACAACGTTAATGAAGGGCAAGCTCTAGCTAAAATCCTGTTGGATCTAAAGGTAAATAACATAAGGAGGAAAGAGAAATGAATAAATTAATACCAGTTGAATTTAAAAACCAAAGAATAATAACAACTAAAGTTTTAGCGGATCAATATGGAACCAAAGAAGAAAATATTCAAATGAACTTTTCAAGAAATGAAAAAAGATTTATTCAAGATAAACATTACTATAAGTTAGAAGGAGAAATGTTAAAAGAATTTAAAAATAGCTTACCAACTGAAAGTAGGGAACCTCTAAAATTTGCACCAATACTTTATCTATGGACTGATCGAGGAGCTGCAAGACACGCAAAAATTTTAGATACAGATG is part of the Clostridium botulinum genome and harbors:
- a CDS encoding heavy-metal-associated domain-containing protein, whose protein sequence is MKRKLNIEGMSCNHCVNHVKNALMEIEGINDVNVSLEEKFAIVEGKNLDDSKMKTEVEDWGYKVISIEEV
- a CDS encoding recombinase family protein, encoding MKIAIYSRKSVETDKGESIKNQIEICKEYFLRRDNNIEFEIFEDEGFSGGNTNRPAFKLMMSKIKMFDVVACYKIDRIARNIVDFVNVYDELNKLGIKLISVTEGFDPSTPLGKLIMMILASFAEMERENIRQRVKDNMKGLAKAGRWTGGNVPFGFISERIEEGGKKATYLKLDESKKQLIKEIFQMYISTNSMHKVQKQIYNTKNIKWSLSTIKNILTSPVYVKADKDVVKYLNNFGEVFGEPNGHTGIITYNRRPYTNGKHRWNDKGMFYSISRHEGVIDSNIWLKVQSIQEKTKISPRPKNSRVSYLTGILKCTKCGSPMTISYNHKNKDGSITYVYLCTGRKSYGKEYCNCKQVKQTILDKEIENALNSYIELNIEEFKKVVGSPTDTENFNKKILCIEKKIETNTVKINNLVDKIAVLSNTASVPLLSKIEELTKLNEDLKKELLFIQQEHINNSFVSPEEKYERLKQFSTTLNTNNIDLKRELLSFSVQEIKWDSDAECIDIII
- a CDS encoding helix-turn-helix transcriptional regulator; this encodes MTIISKRLKELRKEANLTQQQLAEKIGVSTSIIGDIESGRRVASKKTAKKLADFFNTNSEYWFDENCLTEYFNKREKYSSLDSVVTTLINKKIITNSSIPDEAWELIKDAIQIDLKVLLLNE
- a CDS encoding helix-turn-helix domain-containing protein; amino-acid sequence: MSKLREARESRGLKRGFVAQKLSITPDHLSLLERGKAALNLKKIELLATLYNMSFEETARVALDTIKESGFIG